The Candidatus Nanosynbacter lyticus genome window below encodes:
- the lysS gene encoding lysine--tRNA ligase, with the protein MKWLDDIVDQFRSVDKEVLVSSGASPSGVYHVGHLREIVIADAVVRALKRAGIRARHVHVSDNLDAFRKVPVNLPASYEQYLGMPLCTVPSPDDRYDSWGDFCLKPFLESADKIGVTMDVVYASDKYRSGFFVPAIERSLSRIDKAKSAIQEVSGRQLDDQWSPIQIMEHGRLKNRRFISMDSDAKTITYRSHDDSERTVRYDDGQVKLDWRLDWPGRWWLLGVDVEPFGRDHATKGGSYDTGKRIAREVYDIEAPVPVPYDFINRTGDTKKMSASKGTGVNAHDVVDMLPPEVVRYFMLRYSPAKRLYFDETDSLVRLVDDFAAMKQHPQNELDERLLFLCTDGLSHPAVSSIPFSHLVISYQAALCDTVKTVEILRRSPEYARIVDEEEAVIITELGYVSRWLEQWAPESLKFRLADEIHPDEFSPEQKEYLRRLADDIAGAPAEADGNWFHQAIYTYKESGLLPPRELFTTIYRVLIGKDSGPRAGWFLSILPRDWLVERLRLVK; encoded by the coding sequence ATGAAGTGGCTTGATGATATCGTAGATCAGTTTCGAAGTGTAGATAAAGAAGTACTCGTTTCCTCGGGTGCATCGCCGTCGGGCGTGTATCATGTGGGGCATTTGCGTGAAATTGTTATCGCTGATGCCGTAGTGCGGGCACTGAAGCGGGCAGGCATCCGGGCGCGCCACGTTCACGTTTCGGATAACCTGGACGCCTTTCGTAAAGTGCCGGTTAATCTGCCGGCCAGTTACGAGCAGTACCTCGGCATGCCGCTCTGCACGGTGCCATCACCAGATGATCGGTATGATTCGTGGGGAGATTTTTGCCTGAAGCCATTTTTAGAGAGCGCTGATAAAATTGGCGTCACCATGGACGTGGTCTATGCCAGCGATAAATATCGGAGCGGGTTTTTTGTGCCGGCCATTGAGCGCTCGTTGAGCCGCATTGACAAGGCCAAATCGGCCATCCAGGAAGTGTCGGGTCGGCAGCTGGATGATCAGTGGTCGCCAATCCAAATCATGGAGCATGGTCGGCTGAAAAATCGTCGGTTCATCAGCATGGATAGTGATGCTAAAACGATTACCTATCGTAGTCATGATGACTCGGAGCGCACGGTTCGGTACGATGACGGGCAGGTAAAGCTGGACTGGCGGTTGGACTGGCCGGGGCGGTGGTGGTTGCTCGGGGTTGATGTTGAGCCGTTTGGCCGTGATCACGCCACGAAGGGCGGCTCGTATGATACCGGCAAGCGGATTGCTCGCGAGGTTTATGACATTGAGGCGCCAGTACCGGTGCCGTATGATTTTATCAATCGCACCGGTGATACCAAAAAGATGAGCGCCAGCAAAGGCACCGGCGTGAACGCGCATGATGTCGTCGATATGTTGCCACCTGAGGTGGTGCGCTATTTCATGCTCCGGTATTCGCCGGCCAAGCGTCTGTATTTTGATGAGACCGATAGCCTGGTGCGGCTGGTTGACGACTTCGCGGCGATGAAGCAGCATCCGCAAAATGAGCTCGATGAACGGCTATTATTCTTGTGCACTGACGGGCTGAGTCATCCAGCGGTCAGCTCAATTCCATTCTCGCATCTGGTCATTTCATACCAAGCGGCGTTGTGCGACACGGTAAAAACAGTAGAGATTTTGCGGCGCAGTCCAGAATACGCCCGCATCGTCGATGAGGAAGAGGCAGTGATTATCACGGAACTAGGCTATGTCAGTCGGTGGCTGGAACAGTGGGCGCCCGAGTCATTGAAGTTTCGCCTAGCGGATGAGATACATCCCGATGAGTTTTCGCCAGAACAAAAAGAATACCTGCGGCGATTAGCTGACGATATCGCCGGGGCGCCGGCTGAGGCTGATGGTAATTGGTTTCATCAAGCAATTTACACCTACAAGGAAAGCGGTTTGCTGCCGCCGCGGGAACTATTCACCACCATCTACCGTGTGCTCATTGGCAAAGATTCCGGCCCGCGTGCTGGCTGGTTCTTGTCGATCCTGCCAAGAGACTGGCTGGTTGAGCGGCTGCGACTGGTTAAGTAA
- a CDS encoding CHAP domain-containing protein has translation MPKKPHLSITRPHSRLKKRYVFALVLVPLMAVCISLGALYWPKITHKLHSLAAAGSIDSSRGEVTFPQLDTTNLHPTRQKIISLAKTEFEAQSAGTKFSQGVREAWCADFVSWIMQQAGAPLKNPHTGGWRIPGTFTLREYYEANGRFKPANSGYQPRPGDVAIYRGSPVFGDHTNIVLKDDDGVLTTVGGNEANRIRVFVNRDKRYDGLLGYGVLAE, from the coding sequence ATGCCAAAGAAGCCCCACCTCTCTATCACGCGGCCGCACAGTCGCCTCAAGAAACGGTACGTGTTCGCGTTGGTACTAGTACCGCTAATGGCTGTTTGTATCAGTCTCGGTGCACTGTATTGGCCAAAAATTACTCATAAACTTCATTCGCTAGCAGCCGCTGGCAGCATTGATTCATCGCGCGGCGAGGTGACGTTCCCGCAGCTTGATACCACAAATTTACATCCGACCCGGCAAAAAATTATCAGCCTCGCCAAAACCGAGTTCGAAGCACAATCCGCTGGCACCAAGTTCAGCCAAGGCGTCCGTGAAGCCTGGTGCGCCGATTTTGTGAGCTGGATCATGCAGCAGGCGGGCGCGCCATTAAAGAATCCGCACACTGGCGGCTGGCGCATTCCGGGAACGTTTACCTTGCGTGAATATTACGAGGCGAATGGTCGCTTCAAGCCTGCTAATTCCGGCTATCAACCGCGTCCTGGCGACGTGGCAATTTATCGTGGCTCGCCGGTGTTTGGTGATCACACTAACATCGTCTTAAAGGATGACGACGGCGTTTTGACCACCGTCGGCGGCAATGAGGCGAACCGCATCCGCGTGTTCGTCAACCGCGATAAGCGCTACGATGGACTGCTGGGATATGGCGTACTGGCAGAATAA
- a CDS encoding ABC transporter ATP-binding protein produces the protein MAQPEPIITVDQLVKTYDGKNVVDSVSFEVKKGEIFGILGPNGAGKTTTLEMLEALRTIDGGTATIDGINVAKQPKHIKNIIGIQLQSTMFYDKLTLREQLKMFASLYGQTVDADALLAKVQLTDKAKSYVEQLSGGQKQRFAIASTLVNNPTVLFLDEPTTGLDPQARRNLWDLIKEIRDEGITIVLTTHYMDEAELLCDRLAIMDNGKIITIDTPHNLIQQLLARGFKKKQVVEQANLEDVFIDLTGKAIRE, from the coding sequence ATGGCTCAACCCGAACCAATCATAACAGTTGACCAACTCGTCAAGACGTACGATGGCAAGAATGTCGTCGACAGCGTGTCGTTTGAGGTCAAGAAAGGCGAGATCTTCGGCATCCTCGGCCCGAATGGCGCTGGTAAGACGACGACGCTAGAAATGCTCGAGGCACTGAGGACGATTGATGGCGGCACGGCGACCATCGACGGGATTAACGTTGCCAAGCAGCCGAAGCACATTAAAAACATCATCGGCATTCAGCTGCAGTCGACAATGTTTTACGACAAGCTAACCTTGCGCGAACAACTGAAAATGTTTGCCAGTTTGTACGGACAAACGGTCGACGCTGACGCGCTGCTGGCCAAGGTGCAATTGACCGACAAAGCCAAAAGCTACGTCGAGCAACTCTCGGGCGGGCAAAAGCAGCGCTTCGCTATCGCTTCGACGCTGGTCAATAACCCGACGGTGTTGTTCCTCGACGAGCCGACGACTGGGCTGGATCCGCAGGCGCGCCGCAATCTCTGGGATTTGATCAAAGAGATTCGCGACGAAGGTATTACCATCGTGCTGACAACGCATTATATGGACGAGGCCGAGCTGCTGTGCGACCGCTTGGCGATTATGGACAATGGCAAGATTATCACCATTGATACGCCGCACAATCTGATCCAGCAACTATTGGCGCGCGGTTTCAAGAAAAAGCAAGTTGTCGAGCAGGCCAATTTGGAGGATGTATTTATTGATTTAACAGGAAAGGCGATTCGGGAGTAG
- a CDS encoding ABC transporter permease, producing MKKYWTGVFGQVRAQQKRFIRDKMSLFFTFLFPLLFLFIFGSIFKDQSTSFNVAIINNSQTEFAKNFVDSAKGNAKDSVLKIKDVKDMDDAREKLKRSELNGIIELPSGFGEVKGEGNNAKPAGTINVLYGKGSEQTGSALTAVMGQVADEINKHLGQPEAPIKAAGKAVGDEQLKSFDYTFTGLLAFSLMSMGIFGLANQMPAEKQRGSYRRLRAAPFTSGQLIISMAIHYVIISLLSLVMMVIVGTFVFQFNMRGDWGLFVLMAVLAAFMMVGLGLLIGGWAKNENQSAPLTNLVSFPMMFLSGAFFPLYMFPEWLRGASQFIPMTPITEGFRLIMTEHASLIEVLPQLGAVTAWILVVYIAAIKLFRWE from the coding sequence ATGAAAAAATATTGGACTGGTGTATTTGGGCAAGTGCGCGCCCAGCAAAAACGTTTCATCCGCGATAAAATGTCGCTGTTCTTTACTTTCTTGTTTCCGTTGCTATTCTTGTTTATATTTGGCTCAATCTTTAAGGATCAATCAACCAGCTTTAATGTGGCGATTATCAATAATTCACAAACAGAATTTGCGAAAAATTTTGTCGATAGCGCCAAGGGAAACGCTAAAGATTCGGTTCTCAAGATCAAAGATGTCAAGGATATGGACGATGCCCGTGAGAAGCTCAAGCGCTCGGAGCTGAACGGCATCATTGAACTACCGAGTGGTTTTGGTGAAGTAAAGGGAGAGGGCAATAATGCCAAGCCAGCCGGTACGATCAATGTGCTGTACGGCAAGGGATCGGAGCAAACTGGTAGTGCGCTGACCGCAGTGATGGGTCAGGTTGCTGATGAGATCAATAAGCACCTGGGCCAGCCGGAAGCACCAATTAAAGCCGCCGGTAAAGCAGTTGGCGATGAGCAGTTGAAGTCGTTTGACTATACCTTTACAGGACTACTCGCCTTTAGCTTGATGAGCATGGGTATTTTCGGTTTGGCTAATCAAATGCCAGCTGAAAAGCAGCGCGGCTCTTACCGCCGACTGCGTGCGGCGCCGTTTACCTCGGGTCAGCTGATTATTTCTATGGCAATTCATTATGTCATCATCTCGCTGTTGAGCCTCGTCATGATGGTGATTGTCGGTACATTCGTATTCCAATTTAATATGCGTGGCGATTGGGGGCTCTTCGTCCTTATGGCGGTGCTGGCGGCCTTTATGATGGTGGGCCTAGGTCTATTAATTGGTGGCTGGGCAAAGAATGAAAACCAGTCGGCACCGTTAACCAACCTCGTGTCCTTCCCGATGATGTTCTTGTCTGGTGCATTTTTCCCGCTCTACATGTTCCCAGAATGGTTACGCGGTGCTTCTCAGTTCATCCCGATGACCCCGATTACGGAAGGATTTCGCTTGATCATGACTGAGCACGCCAGTTTGATCGAGGTCCTACCGCAACTTGGTGCCGTAACTGCGTGGATTCTCGTTGTTTACATTGCGGCGATCAAGCTATTTCGGTGGGAATAA